In a genomic window of Bordetella petrii:
- a CDS encoding PadR family transcriptional regulator gives MHTFFHEIFGQRAFGMGRFPHHLHPSGRRGHHGGHGRMGDGHGMGGDGNGMMMRGRKFGSDELQLMLLALLEEQPRHGYELIKELETRSNGFYTPSPGVIYPALTYLEELDYTTVQAHGNRKRYHLAASGLAHLDANRERAALLFAGLQHAARKMAWMKQAWQGEAGVQEAEQASGWLREFVEARRALKEALLHSTDADAAEQRRVAAILRRAAAEILGKESCDPA, from the coding sequence ATGCACACCTTTTTTCACGAAATTTTCGGCCAGCGTGCCTTCGGCATGGGCCGGTTTCCCCATCACCTGCACCCGAGCGGCCGACGCGGGCACCACGGCGGCCACGGCCGCATGGGCGACGGCCACGGCATGGGCGGCGACGGCAACGGCATGATGATGCGCGGCCGCAAGTTCGGCTCCGACGAACTGCAATTGATGCTGCTGGCGCTGCTGGAAGAACAGCCCCGCCACGGCTATGAGTTGATCAAGGAACTGGAAACCCGCTCGAACGGTTTCTATACCCCCAGCCCCGGCGTCATCTACCCGGCCCTCACCTATCTGGAAGAGCTGGACTACACCACCGTGCAAGCCCACGGCAACCGCAAGCGCTACCACCTGGCCGCGTCCGGCCTGGCCCACCTGGATGCCAACCGCGAGCGGGCCGCGCTGTTGTTCGCGGGCCTGCAGCACGCCGCCCGCAAGATGGCCTGGATGAAGCAGGCCTGGCAAGGCGAGGCCGGTGTGCAGGAAGCCGAGCAGGCCAGCGGCTGGCTGCGGGAATTCGTCGAAGCGCGGCGCGCCCTGAAAGAAGCGCTGCTGCACAGCACCGATGCCGACGCCGCCGAGCAGCGCCGCGTGGCCGCCATCCTGCGGCGCGCCGCGGCCGAGATCCTGGGCAAGGAGTCCTGTGATCCGGCTTAG
- a CDS encoding siderophore-interacting protein → MTPSLSSDRLAVQKVRHALKARLLRVRRVQRVGPYLLRVTLAGDELAGFVSASFDDHVKLFLPAGDGPPALPAIGPQGPVYADDAPRPVTRDYTPRRYDAAAGELDIDFVLHGHGPAASWAAQAAPGQYLGVAGPRGSFVIPPDFDWHLLIGDETALPAIARRLEELPAGTRVLAVIETRHPNARIALPTRADLSLQWVHDSADAGGGPPVLERVVRRLQLPEGEGYIWAAGESAAIRGIRQHLVQERGIDKSRIRAASYWRRGAAGAHEVFSD, encoded by the coding sequence ATGACCCCATCACTTTCTTCCGACCGTCTTGCCGTGCAGAAAGTACGGCACGCGCTCAAGGCGCGCCTGCTGCGGGTGCGCCGCGTACAGCGCGTCGGGCCCTACCTGCTGCGCGTCACCCTGGCGGGCGACGAACTCGCCGGCTTTGTGTCGGCCTCGTTCGATGACCACGTCAAGCTGTTCCTGCCGGCGGGCGACGGCCCGCCCGCCTTGCCCGCCATCGGTCCGCAAGGGCCGGTATATGCCGACGATGCCCCGCGCCCGGTCACGCGCGACTACACGCCGCGCCGCTACGACGCCGCGGCGGGCGAACTGGATATTGATTTCGTGCTGCATGGGCATGGTCCCGCGGCCAGTTGGGCGGCCCAGGCCGCGCCCGGACAGTACCTGGGCGTGGCGGGCCCGCGCGGCTCGTTCGTGATTCCGCCCGACTTCGACTGGCACCTGCTCATCGGCGACGAAACCGCCCTGCCCGCCATTGCTCGCCGCCTGGAAGAACTTCCGGCCGGCACGCGCGTGCTGGCCGTCATTGAAACCCGCCATCCCAACGCGCGCATTGCCTTGCCCACCCGCGCCGACCTCAGCCTGCAATGGGTGCATGACAGCGCCGACGCGGGCGGCGGCCCGCCCGTACTGGAACGCGTGGTGCGCCGCCTGCAGTTGCCCGAGGGCGAAGGCTACATATGGGCCGCTGGCGAATCCGCCGCCATCCGCGGCATACGCCAGCACCTGGTGCAAGAGCGCGGCATCGACAAGTCGCGCATCCGCGCCGCCAGCTACTGGCGCCGCGGCGCCGCCGGCGCGCACGAAGTATTCAGCGATTGA
- a CDS encoding quinone oxidoreductase family protein has translation MDQQVQLVATGDVGNFIVVDCAPQAPGPGEIRLRHDGIGVNFIDIYHRMGLYPLPLPAVLGVEGAGTVEAVGEGVSNVRVGERVAYAGIPGAYAATRLLPAWRAISLPDGIDTKVAAVSFLRGMTAHMLLTRVYPAARGTIVLVHAAAGGLGATLTRWAHDLGCTVIGTASSPEKASLAREHGADHVIVGRAADVAAEVARLTDSRGVDFAVDGIGGDMLRKTLASTRPLGVVASVGQAGGPIPPVAVSELRPMLVRPSIMAYAADQEAYAVAAQAVIAAIRQGIVRGAAHEYPLARAAQAHGDLESGKTTGSVMLAP, from the coding sequence ATGGATCAGCAAGTGCAACTCGTCGCCACGGGCGATGTGGGCAATTTCATTGTTGTGGACTGCGCCCCGCAGGCGCCGGGACCTGGCGAGATCCGCCTGCGCCACGACGGCATCGGCGTGAATTTTATCGACATCTACCATCGCATGGGCCTGTATCCCTTGCCGCTGCCCGCGGTTCTGGGCGTGGAGGGGGCGGGAACGGTGGAGGCGGTGGGCGAGGGCGTGAGCAATGTGCGCGTGGGCGAGCGGGTGGCCTATGCCGGCATTCCCGGCGCTTATGCGGCCACGCGGCTGTTGCCGGCGTGGCGTGCGATCAGCCTGCCGGACGGCATCGACACCAAGGTGGCCGCCGTGTCTTTTCTGCGCGGCATGACCGCGCACATGCTGTTGACGCGCGTTTACCCGGCCGCGCGCGGCACGATCGTGCTGGTTCATGCCGCCGCGGGCGGCCTGGGCGCCACGCTGACCCGCTGGGCGCATGACCTGGGCTGCACGGTCATCGGCACGGCCAGCTCGCCCGAGAAAGCCAGCCTGGCGCGCGAACACGGCGCGGACCATGTGATCGTGGGCCGCGCGGCGGACGTAGCGGCGGAAGTGGCCCGGCTGACGGACAGCAGGGGCGTCGATTTCGCGGTCGATGGCATAGGCGGCGATATGCTGCGCAAGACGCTGGCCAGCACCCGGCCCCTGGGCGTGGTGGCGTCGGTGGGGCAGGCGGGCGGCCCGATTCCGCCTGTTGCGGTGAGCGAGCTGCGGCCGATGCTGGTGCGCCCCAGCATCATGGCCTATGCGGCGGACCAGGAAGCGTACGCCGTGGCCGCGCAGGCGGTAATCGCGGCAATACGGCAGGGCATTGTGCGGGGCGCCGCGCACGAGTATCCGCTGGCACGCGCGGCCCAGGCGCATGGCGACCTGGAGTCCGGCAAGACGACTGGCAGTGTGATGCTGGCGCCCTGA
- a CDS encoding LysR family transcriptional regulator: protein MNWDDLRHFHTLATAGSLSAAARMLAVEHATVARRIAALEASLGMLLVDRRGRRWTLTADGERIAAIAAKMDHEARAVQRRADSARSELSGTVSVSAPPALAAQALTAPLVELQQRHPGLTIRIIGEARAASLDRAEADLAIRLSRPEKGDLTIAKLGKVDFRLYASPAYLAHTSEADWRFIGSDGPLAKAPQQAALERYAAGRVFAFYSGSLDIQQAAARSGAGIAALPDFMGMTDAALVPVTPETRLVSRDIWLVVHTDLKRAAAVKAVMGQLRAVFARRRGEGEPDG, encoded by the coding sequence ATGAACTGGGACGACCTGCGTCACTTCCACACCCTGGCCACGGCCGGCTCGCTGTCCGCCGCGGCACGGATGCTGGCGGTCGAACACGCCACCGTGGCGCGCCGCATCGCGGCGCTGGAAGCGTCCTTGGGCATGTTGCTGGTCGACCGGCGCGGCCGCCGCTGGACCCTGACAGCCGACGGCGAACGCATCGCGGCCATCGCCGCGAAAATGGATCACGAAGCGCGCGCCGTCCAGCGACGCGCCGACAGCGCACGCTCCGAGTTGTCCGGCACCGTCAGCGTCAGCGCCCCGCCCGCCCTGGCGGCGCAGGCCCTGACCGCGCCGCTGGTGGAACTGCAGCAGCGCCATCCCGGCCTGACCATCCGCATCATCGGCGAAGCCCGTGCCGCCTCGCTCGACCGCGCCGAAGCCGACCTCGCCATCCGGCTGTCCCGCCCAGAAAAAGGCGATCTCACAATTGCCAAGCTGGGCAAGGTGGACTTCCGCCTGTACGCCAGCCCCGCCTACCTGGCGCACACCAGCGAAGCAGACTGGCGCTTCATCGGCTCAGACGGCCCGCTGGCAAAGGCCCCGCAACAGGCAGCGCTAGAACGCTACGCGGCCGGGCGGGTGTTCGCGTTCTACTCCGGCAGCCTGGACATCCAGCAAGCCGCCGCGCGCAGCGGCGCGGGCATCGCCGCGCTGCCCGATTTCATGGGAATGACGGATGCCGCGCTGGTTCCGGTGACGCCGGAAACGCGGCTGGTGTCGCGAGATATTTGGCTGGTTGTGCACACCGACCTCAAGCGCGCAGCGGCGGTGAAGGCGGTGATGGGACAGTTGCGAGCGGTGTTCGCGCGCAGGCGCGGGGAAGGTGAACCGGATGGGTAA
- a CDS encoding IS3 family transposase (programmed frameshift): MKKSRFTDSQIIEAIKRVEAGLAVPELCRDLGISSATFYKWRSKYGGMDVSLMARMKELEAENARLRKMYVEEKLKAEIVTEALEKKVVRPSRRREMAQRAVQDRGVSIRIACEAFSISQACYRYVAKTDAENKEIADWLLRLTDNHRNWGFGLCFLYLRNVRGFAWNHKRVYRIYRELELNLRIKPRKRLVRHTPEPLTVPTHVNQVWSMDFMHDQLGDGRSIRVLNVIDDFNREALGIEVDFSLPSERVIRTLKQIIGWRGKPSAIRCDNGPEYLSAAIVEWAGAWDIKLEYIQPGKPQQNAYVERFNRTVRYEWLSQYHWDDLDHVQRAATQWMWSYNHERPNMALGGFTPKQRLAMTV; the protein is encoded by the exons ATGAAGAAGTCGCGATTCACGGATAGCCAGATCATCGAAGCGATTAAACGCGTCGAGGCGGGTCTGGCGGTGCCGGAGCTATGCCGGGATCTGGGCATCAGCTCGGCCACGTTCTACAAGTGGCGGTCGAAGTACGGCGGCATGGATGTATCGCTGATGGCGCGCATGAAGGAGCTCGAGGCTGAGAACGCGCGGTTGCGCAAGATGTATGTCGAGGAGAAGCTCAAAGCCGAGATCGTGACGGAGGCGCTCGA GAAAAAAGTGGTGAGGCCATCTCGCCGCCGCGAGATGGCCCAACGTGCCGTGCAAGATCGCGGCGTATCGATCCGGATAGCTTGCGAAGCGTTCAGCATCAGCCAGGCCTGCTATCGGTACGTCGCCAAGACTGACGCCGAGAACAAGGAAATCGCCGATTGGCTGCTACGTCTGACGGACAACCATCGCAATTGGGGCTTCGGGCTGTGCTTTCTGTACCTACGCAATGTCCGAGGTTTTGCCTGGAACCATAAGCGCGTGTACCGGATCTACCGCGAACTCGAGTTGAACCTACGGATCAAGCCGCGCAAACGGCTGGTTCGGCACACGCCTGAGCCACTGACCGTTCCGACACACGTGAACCAGGTATGGTCGATGGACTTCATGCACGACCAACTTGGCGATGGGCGCAGCATCCGCGTGTTGAACGTTATCGACGACTTCAATCGGGAGGCCCTGGGCATTGAGGTCGACTTTTCGCTACCGTCCGAGCGCGTGATCCGCACGCTCAAGCAGATTATCGGATGGCGGGGAAAGCCTTCGGCTATTCGCTGCGACAACGGCCCAGAATACCTGAGTGCAGCGATCGTCGAGTGGGCTGGCGCCTGGGATATTAAGCTTGAATACATCCAGCCAGGCAAGCCGCAGCAAAATGCCTATGTGGAGCGGTTCAACAGAACCGTACGCTACGAGTGGCTGTCCCAGTATCACTGGGACGACCTGGACCACGTTCAGCGCGCCGCTACTCAGTGGATGTGGTCCTACAATCACGAGCGCCCAAACATGGCTCTGGGCGGATTTACCCCGAAACAGCGGTTGGCCATGACCGTATAG
- a CDS encoding IS3 family transposase (programmed frameshift): MKKRFTEEQIIGVLKEAEAGAKVAELCRKHGISEATYYNWKAKFGGMTVSDVQRLKELEQENNKLKKLLAESMLDKAALQDLLSRKLASPQAKREAVRTLMTERGMGITRACGLVGISRSLFAYESKRTGDVALTERMKEMAALKRRYGYRRIHILLRREGWQTNHKRVWRLYSQAGLSVRKRRGKRIAPAERVVRPVATAPNQSWSMDFVSDGLAYGRRFRCLNIVDDYTRECLAIEVDTSLPGLRVAQVLQRLAELHGLPKSITVDNGPEFAGRALDAWAYQVGVKLSFIRPGKPVENAYIESFNGKFRDECLNEHWFMSLRQAKSLIEDWRVEYNTERPHSALRYLTPEQFAQAHRQQRFLTLDSMSVPY, translated from the exons ATGAAGAAACGATTTACGGAAGAACAGATCATCGGGGTGCTGAAGGAGGCCGAGGCAGGGGCCAAGGTGGCCGAACTGTGCCGCAAGCACGGGATCTCGGAGGCCACCTACTACAACTGGAAGGCGAAGTTCGGCGGTATGACCGTCTCGGACGTCCAGCGCCTGAAGGAACTGGAGCAAGAGAACAACAAGCTCAAGAAGCTGTTGGCTGAATCGATGCTGGACAAGGCTGCGCTTCAGGACCTTTTGAGCCGAAAGT TAGCAAGCCCGCAGGCCAAACGCGAAGCGGTCAGAACGTTGATGACCGAGCGCGGCATGGGTATCACCCGGGCCTGCGGGCTGGTAGGCATTTCCCGGTCGCTATTCGCTTATGAAAGTAAGCGTACGGGCGATGTAGCATTGACCGAGCGCATGAAGGAGATGGCAGCGCTCAAGCGACGCTACGGCTATCGGCGCATCCATATTCTGCTGCGCCGTGAAGGCTGGCAGACGAATCACAAGCGGGTCTGGCGGCTTTACAGCCAAGCCGGCTTGAGCGTTCGTAAGCGTCGCGGCAAGCGCATCGCTCCCGCAGAGCGGGTAGTTCGTCCCGTTGCGACGGCGCCGAATCAGAGCTGGTCGATGGACTTCGTGTCCGACGGTCTGGCCTATGGCCGCAGGTTCCGGTGCTTGAACATCGTCGATGACTACACGCGCGAGTGTCTTGCCATCGAGGTCGATACATCACTGCCGGGATTGCGGGTGGCGCAGGTGCTGCAACGGCTTGCGGAACTGCATGGGCTGCCCAAATCCATCACCGTAGACAACGGCCCAGAGTTTGCCGGCAGGGCCCTGGACGCTTGGGCCTATCAGGTCGGCGTGAAGCTGTCGTTCATCAGACCAGGCAAACCCGTGGAGAATGCATACATCGAGAGCTTCAACGGTAAATTCCGCGATGAATGCCTCAATGAGCATTGGTTCATGTCGTTGCGCCAAGCCAAATCCTTGATCGAAGACTGGCGCGTCGAGTACAACACCGAACGCCCGCATAGCGCGCTGAGATACTTAACGCCGGAGCAGTTTGCTCAGGCGCATCGACAACAACGGTTTTTAACCCTGGACTCTATGTCGGTGCCGTACTAA
- a CDS encoding restriction endonuclease subunit S, with the protein MNKHTAELLEKHFDTAFAAPDGIKKLRELILTLAMQGKLVSQDPSEQPASDLLQEIEAEKQQLVKEGQIKKPKPLPPVAEEEKPYALPQGWEWARLGEITDIIRGITFPASEKTKEPASGRIACLRTANVQKKIEWSDLLYIDRTFMSKNSQLVRQDDIVMSMANSRELVGKVAVVSEMPVNEATFGGFLGVLRTHKVAPLYVLHLLNTSYARSSLIDAASQTTNIANISLGKLNPFLVPVPPISEQHRIVAKIDELMARCDELEKLRTAQQGARLTVHAAAIKQLLNVAEPGQHQRAQTFLAEHFGELYTIKGNVAELRKAILQLAVMGKLVPQDPNDQPASELLKEIEAEKQRLVQEGKIKKTKPLPPVTEEEKPYALPQGWEWVRFGDLTTEISTGPFGSMIHKSDYIVDGVPLVNPSHMVDGKIFHDPSVTVSEIMAKKLDSHRLNTNDIVMARRGEMGRCAIVTAESDGFLCGTGSFVLRFVDRIYRQYILTIFKTEITREFLGGNSVGTTMTNLNHGILNKMPVSLPPHPEQTRIVTKIDELMVMCDALDQQIEATSSKRTELLNALIHAHSQAKEEPPPVVRPSATVNNLADYRAAIGCYTLGKLANAQYFGRTAAAKVLYLAQAHVGLKLNLQPEREAAGPLDKWIYDFERQGQGKHWFEVNEKLLPNGRKKTEYRCLSALSEPAAKAESLMSSGQKTEFDRLIYALAGKTTKEVEIIATLFAVWNDFLIDGTQPTDEQIITDMRENWHERKGRFSPSDLKPWLSWLRKENFVPRGLSPRTTQQQRLGL; encoded by the coding sequence ATGAATAAGCATACCGCCGAACTGCTGGAAAAGCACTTCGACACTGCCTTTGCTGCACCCGATGGCATCAAGAAACTGCGTGAGCTGATCCTGACGTTGGCTATGCAGGGCAAGCTGGTGTCACAAGATCCGAGCGAGCAGCCTGCAAGCGATCTGCTGCAAGAAATCGAAGCTGAGAAACAGCAACTGGTGAAGGAAGGTCAGATCAAGAAACCCAAGCCGCTGCCACCAGTGGCTGAAGAAGAAAAGCCGTACGCCCTGCCGCAGGGGTGGGAGTGGGCAAGGCTTGGCGAAATTACGGACATAATTCGCGGCATCACTTTTCCTGCAAGCGAAAAAACCAAAGAGCCAGCAAGTGGCCGCATTGCTTGCCTGAGAACGGCGAACGTGCAAAAGAAAATTGAATGGAGCGATCTTCTTTATATTGACCGCACATTCATGTCCAAGAACTCCCAGCTTGTACGACAAGACGATATCGTAATGTCAATGGCAAATAGCCGTGAATTAGTTGGGAAAGTTGCAGTTGTTTCAGAAATGCCGGTGAACGAGGCGACATTTGGTGGATTTCTTGGTGTACTTCGCACGCACAAGGTGGCTCCTCTTTATGTTCTTCATTTACTCAATACATCCTATGCGCGTTCGTCACTTATTGACGCAGCAAGTCAGACGACAAATATTGCTAACATTTCCCTGGGAAAGCTGAATCCCTTCTTGGTTCCTGTACCTCCAATCTCTGAGCAGCACCGTATCGTCGCCAAAATCGACGAACTGATGGCGCGTTGCGATGAACTGGAAAAACTGCGTACTGCACAACAGGGAGCGCGCCTGACCGTTCATGCCGCAGCCATCAAGCAACTGCTGAACGTCGCTGAACCTGGGCAGCACCAGCGCGCCCAGACCTTCCTCGCCGAACACTTCGGCGAGCTCTACACCATCAAGGGAAACGTCGCCGAACTACGCAAGGCCATCCTGCAACTGGCCGTCATGGGCAAGCTTGTCCCCCAAGACCCGAATGACCAGCCCGCCAGTGAGCTGCTGAAAGAGATCGAAGCCGAGAAACAGCGGCTGGTGCAGGAAGGCAAAATAAAAAAAACCAAGCCATTGCCGCCGGTGACGGAAGAAGAAAAGCCTTATGCGTTGCCGCAGGGGTGGGAGTGGGTGAGATTCGGAGATTTAACAACAGAAATTTCCACAGGGCCTTTCGGCTCCATGATTCACAAAAGTGATTACATCGTTGATGGGGTTCCTTTGGTCAATCCATCACACATGGTTGATGGAAAAATATTTCATGATCCATCAGTTACCGTTTCTGAGATTATGGCCAAAAAACTTGACTCGCACAGATTAAATACGAATGACATAGTTATGGCTAGACGAGGTGAAATGGGGCGATGTGCCATTGTTACTGCCGAGTCCGATGGCTTTTTATGCGGGACTGGTAGCTTTGTCTTGCGTTTTGTCGATCGCATTTATCGGCAATATATATTGACCATTTTCAAAACAGAAATTACCCGGGAGTTTTTGGGAGGAAACTCCGTTGGAACAACCATGACGAATCTTAATCACGGCATTCTTAACAAGATGCCAGTATCGCTTCCTCCTCACCCTGAGCAAACTCGTATTGTCACTAAAATCGACGAACTGATGGTGATGTGTGATGCACTGGATCAGCAGATAGAAGCGACCAGCAGCAAACGGACTGAACTTCTAAACGCACTGATACACGCGCACTCACAGGCCAAGGAAGAACCGCCACCAGTTGTTCGGCCATCCGCAACCGTCAACAACCTGGCGGACTATCGTGCCGCCATCGGTTGCTACACGCTTGGCAAGCTCGCCAATGCTCAATATTTTGGGCGCACTGCCGCTGCCAAAGTGTTGTATCTGGCTCAGGCACATGTGGGGCTGAAGTTGAATTTGCAGCCAGAGCGTGAAGCCGCTGGCCCGTTGGATAAATGGATTTATGATTTCGAGCGGCAAGGCCAAGGCAAGCATTGGTTCGAGGTCAATGAAAAGCTGCTACCCAACGGTAGGAAGAAGACGGAATACCGCTGCTTGTCTGCGTTGTCCGAGCCTGCCGCCAAAGCTGAATCGCTGATGTCATCAGGCCAGAAGACTGAATTTGACCGCCTGATCTACGCCCTGGCAGGCAAGACGACCAAAGAAGTCGAGATCATCGCCACACTTTTTGCCGTCTGGAACGATTTCTTGATCGATGGCACCCAGCCGACCGACGAACAGATCATTACCGATATGCGCGAAAATTGGCACGAGCGCAAAGGTCGTTTTTCACCGTCTGATCTCAAACCTTGGCTTTCCTGGTTACGCAAAGAAAACTTCGTCCCACGCGGGTTGTCGCCAAGAACCACGCAGCAACAGCGGCTAGGCCTTTGA
- a CDS encoding PDDEXK nuclease domain-containing protein — translation MSTHLPTDYPALFADIKRRIRHAQTRAVLAVNAELLRLYWDIGALIDQRQKQEGWGAAVIPRLAKDLHNELPEEKGFSERNIKRMLAFYREYPHLGARTAGTEVPQPVAQMAGGKKRPQTVAQTADMASIFPPELLLSVPWGHHAELIAKVKDASTRQWYMRATLENGWSRNILVMQIETTAHRRQGNAASNFALRLPSPDSDLVQQTLKDPYLFDFLTLEAGFHERELETGLIAHLEKFLLELGQGFAFVGRQYHLDLGGDDFYIDLLFYHLKLRCYVVIDLKRGDFKPEYAGKMNFYCNVVDDQLRHESDKPTIGLILCQQPNRVLAEYALRGVDKPIGVSSFEITRALPKTLKSALPSIEQIERELGGEHE, via the coding sequence ATGAGCACGCATTTGCCAACTGACTATCCAGCGTTATTCGCTGATATCAAGCGGCGCATTCGCCATGCCCAGACGCGAGCCGTGCTGGCAGTCAACGCCGAACTGCTCCGCCTGTATTGGGATATCGGCGCGCTAATCGACCAGCGCCAGAAACAGGAAGGCTGGGGGGCCGCTGTCATCCCCCGACTGGCGAAAGACCTGCACAATGAGTTGCCGGAAGAAAAGGGGTTTTCAGAGCGCAACATCAAGCGCATGTTGGCCTTCTACCGGGAGTACCCCCATCTGGGTGCCCGCACAGCGGGCACAGAAGTGCCACAGCCCGTGGCACAAATGGCCGGCGGGAAGAAAAGGCCACAGACCGTGGCACAAACCGCGGACATGGCCTCGATATTTCCGCCCGAGCTTCTGCTTTCTGTGCCCTGGGGCCACCACGCCGAGCTGATCGCCAAGGTCAAGGATGCGAGCACGCGCCAGTGGTATATGCGCGCCACCCTTGAAAATGGTTGGAGCCGCAACATTCTGGTGATGCAGATCGAAACCACCGCACACCGTCGCCAGGGCAACGCCGCCAGCAACTTCGCGCTGCGCCTGCCCTCGCCGGATTCCGATCTCGTGCAACAAACCCTAAAAGACCCCTACCTGTTCGACTTTCTGACCCTGGAAGCGGGCTTCCATGAGCGCGAGCTGGAAACCGGGCTGATTGCTCACCTGGAGAAATTCCTGCTGGAGCTTGGCCAGGGGTTCGCCTTCGTCGGGCGCCAGTATCACCTCGACCTTGGCGGCGATGACTTCTACATCGACCTACTGTTTTACCACCTAAAACTGCGCTGCTATGTGGTCATCGACCTCAAGCGCGGTGATTTCAAGCCCGAATACGCCGGCAAGATGAATTTCTACTGCAACGTTGTTGACGACCAATTGCGCCACGAGAGCGACAAACCCACCATCGGCCTGATCCTTTGCCAACAGCCCAATCGCGTACTGGCCGAGTACGCGCTGCGTGGCGTGGACAAGCCCATCGGCGTGTCCAGTTTCGAGATTACCCGCGCCCTGCCGAAGACCCTGAAAAGCGCTTTGCCCAGCATCGAACAGATCGAGCGCGAACTGGGGGGCGAGCATGAATAA
- a CDS encoding type I restriction-modification system subunit M, producing the protein MSLATLIKAIQDIMRKDVGVDGDAQRISQICWLLFLKIFDDKEQEWELTQSSYRSPLQSRFRWSNWAKDPEGMTGEELIDFVNNDLFPALKQLATKAGVSAQGRVIGSVFEDAYNYMKSGTLLRQVINTIEEDVDFNSSSDRHLFNDVYEKILSDLQSAGNAGEYYTPRAVTQFIVDILDPKLGESILDPACGTGGFLTCAIEHLKKQVKTPDDNRLLQENIHGVEKKPLPHMLAMTNMMLHGIDVPTRIRHDNTLSRPFKDYGPRDRVDIIITNPPFGGMEEDGIEKNFLAKHQTRETADLFMALITHLLKHDTGRAAVVLPDGFLFGEGVKTTLKRELLEEFNLHTIVRLPKGVFAPYTSIATNILFFEKGGPTQDVWFFEHPYPEGYKSYSRSKPLTIEEFDLEKDWWGGHARKGRKTTENAWKVSAKDLAARNYNLDCKNPHEVAVEHGDPDELMAEYLDITRQLQVAQQALKTELLAALKATDGGVA; encoded by the coding sequence ATGTCACTTGCAACTCTTATCAAAGCCATCCAGGACATCATGCGCAAGGATGTCGGCGTCGATGGCGATGCCCAGCGCATCAGCCAGATCTGCTGGCTGTTGTTCCTGAAGATCTTCGACGACAAGGAACAGGAGTGGGAACTGACCCAGTCCAGCTACCGTTCGCCACTGCAGAGCCGCTTTCGCTGGAGCAACTGGGCCAAGGATCCGGAAGGTATGACCGGCGAAGAGCTGATCGACTTCGTCAACAACGACCTTTTTCCTGCCTTGAAACAGCTCGCCACCAAGGCGGGCGTGTCCGCGCAAGGCCGGGTGATCGGCTCGGTGTTCGAGGATGCCTACAACTACATGAAGTCCGGCACGCTGCTGCGCCAGGTGATCAACACCATTGAAGAGGACGTGGATTTCAACTCGTCCAGCGACCGGCACCTGTTCAACGACGTCTACGAGAAAATCCTCTCCGACCTGCAGTCGGCCGGCAACGCGGGCGAGTACTACACGCCACGCGCGGTCACGCAGTTCATAGTCGATATCCTCGACCCGAAACTCGGCGAGAGCATCCTCGACCCGGCCTGCGGCACGGGTGGATTCCTGACCTGCGCCATCGAACACCTCAAGAAGCAGGTCAAGACGCCAGATGACAACCGGCTGCTGCAAGAGAACATCCATGGCGTCGAGAAGAAGCCCCTGCCGCACATGCTCGCCATGACCAACATGATGCTGCACGGCATCGACGTGCCTACCCGGATCCGCCACGACAACACGCTCTCTCGCCCCTTCAAGGACTACGGCCCACGCGACCGGGTGGACATCATCATCACCAACCCGCCGTTCGGCGGCATGGAAGAAGATGGTATTGAGAAAAACTTCCTCGCCAAGCACCAGACCCGCGAGACTGCTGACCTGTTCATGGCATTGATCACGCACCTGCTCAAGCACGACACCGGGCGCGCCGCCGTGGTGCTCCCGGACGGCTTCCTGTTCGGCGAAGGGGTGAAAACCACGCTCAAGCGCGAGCTGCTGGAAGAGTTCAACCTGCATACCATCGTGCGCCTGCCCAAAGGCGTGTTCGCCCCTTATACCAGCATCGCCACCAATATCCTGTTCTTCGAAAAGGGCGGCCCGACCCAGGACGTATGGTTCTTCGAGCACCCCTACCCGGAAGGCTATAAGAGCTATTCCCGCTCCAAGCCGCTCACCATCGAGGAATTCGACCTCGAGAAAGATTGGTGGGGCGGTCACGCACGCAAAGGGCGGAAGACGACCGAGAACGCCTGGAAGGTCTCGGCCAAGGATCTTGCTGCTCGTAACTACAACTTGGACTGCAAGAACCCGCATGAGGTCGCTGTCGAGCATGGTGACCCCGATGAGTTGATGGCCGAATACCTGGACATCACCCGTCAGTTGCAAGTTGCCCAGCAAGCACTGAAAACCGAGCTGCTGGCTGCGCTCAAGGCTACCGATGGGGGAGTAGCATGA